Genomic segment of Schistocerca nitens isolate TAMUIC-IGC-003100 chromosome 9, iqSchNite1.1, whole genome shotgun sequence:
GAGGAGGTGGCCAACCTGCGGAGGAACATGACGGACAACAGCCTGCTGCTGTTCCCGGGAGGCgacctgccgccgctgctctgcgagaTGACCAAGGACAGCAGCGAGCGCCTCAGCCACCCGGCCGACTTCTACGCGCTCGCCAGGGTCGGCTTCATCATGTACTGCAACTTCCTGGCCGACGAGGCGGACACGTCGCGCCTGGTGCGCGTCAACGAGATCAAGCTGGACAAGGTGTTCGGCTGGAGCGACGACGACGGCCACTTCGGCAACTACCAGCCGAAGCGCGACCTCAACTCGGCAGCGTGCACGCTCGACTCGCAGATGCCGGCCGGCTTCTTCGACTTCCTGGCGCTGCGGCCGCACCAGCAGGACACGCTGCGCTGCTACGGCAACCCGGCGGGCGAGACGGCGCTGCTGTGGTTCCGCGGCTTCCCCACCGTGCTCTGCACCATGGACGCAGAGCTGGAGCTGCGCGGCGCCTACGCCTTCACGCTGCCCGGCATCGCGGGCGAGCCGTTCCGGTGCGCGTTCGCGCCCTACACGGCTGTGCCCATGGCCGAGGAGCTGGCGTCGCAGGAGCGGCTGCACCGCTCGCTGACCGAGCGCTACGTGCCGCGGGGCGCCACCAAGTTCCCGCGCTACAACTGCACCGAGGGCGGCGGCGCCGGCGAGGGCGACCCCAGCGGAGCGGCGGGGTCCGGCAGCCCGCACTTCCGGGCGCAGTCTCCCTCGGGAGTCCTCTACAAGTGCACTTTCCTCCTGTAAGGTCAGTATCTTCCTACTCCTGCGCTACTgatatgcagaactagcacttctgaaaggttcgcaggaggtttggaaggtaggagacgagatactggcagaagtagagctgtgaggacgggccgcgagtcgtgcttgggtagctcagttggtagagcacttgcccgcaaatggcaaaggtcccgagttcgagtttcggtccggcacacagttttaatcggccaggaagtttcatctcagcgcacactccgctgcagagtgaaaatctcattctgaaacataccccaggctgtggctaagccatgtctccgcaatatcctttctttcaggagtgctagtaatCTCCTACTCCTGTCTCTCTGGATGTCTTCTTCCCCCTGTCTTTGCCcatcttctcttcctttccctctctctgcccatcacttCCTAACACCGTTCTcgttcatcttcttctacctcctatctctctctctctctctctctcttctctctctctcccccccccccttt
This window contains:
- the LOC126202872 gene encoding uncharacterized protein LOC126202872 — encoded protein: MLGRKRAAQAAAQWLLLLLLMLGASAARGRKEDRPTDEEVANLRRNMTDNSLLLFPGGDLPPLLCEMTKDSSERLSHPADFYALARVGFIMYCNFLADEADTSRLVRVNEIKLDKVFGWSDDDGHFGNYQPKRDLNSAACTLDSQMPAGFFDFLALRPHQQDTLRCYGNPAGETALLWFRGFPTVLCTMDAELELRGAYAFTLPGIAGEPFRCAFAPYTAVPMAEELASQERLHRSLTERYVPRGATKFPRYNCTEGGGAGEGDPSGAAGSGSPHFRAQSPSGVLYKCTFLL